In Polaromonas sp. JS666, one genomic interval encodes:
- a CDS encoding phospholipase D family protein encodes MPTAAASSRAGPAFSRAFFGARLSGGARWACALLLSCGISGCASLPTEVDRPVSHALATPTETALGRAVEAWAAKAGTRNDSGFALVGSAELAFTSRMALIQAAQKTLDIQYYAIFADDTTQRMFEALREAANRGVRIRILLDDFNTSGKNAQVLKLAFEKNIELRLFNPLPGGRSSLFFRILSNLKDVDRIQRRMHNKIFIADNAVAITGGRNLGETYFGQSENTNFVDIDILAAGRIARDLSRSFDRYWNNPQAYPVQSLMTAKEIEALKPQASNAVASPGALPSNPDKTTVASGTPTAAAGSVNPTTTERVVTSPGGATTTLPALPESTNLSQLTWTWAPSVMLVDKPSKIAADADSTEESQDTAVDGLLQLMSQAKTDLLIVTSYFVPGPRMMEQLAAIRQKGVRIRVLTNSLASNDAPAAHVGYARYRKALLGMGIELYEMRAEQEGSITSFGSSGGSTGGSRASLHAKVVVMDDRLLVVGSMNLDLRSKLQNSEVAIIIRSRALSQDATRLIEPALARSAYRVELVDGQLVWRAPQGSQLKDSTTEPDASLGLKLMLKLIGPFAPEEML; translated from the coding sequence ATGCCCACCGCCGCCGCATCCAGCCGAGCAGGCCCCGCCTTCTCCCGGGCCTTTTTTGGAGCCCGTTTATCAGGCGGCGCACGGTGGGCCTGCGCGCTGCTGTTGAGTTGCGGGATCAGCGGCTGCGCGTCGCTGCCCACCGAGGTCGACAGGCCGGTCTCGCACGCCCTCGCCACCCCCACGGAAACCGCGCTAGGCCGGGCTGTCGAAGCCTGGGCCGCCAAGGCCGGCACCCGCAACGATTCCGGATTTGCGCTGGTGGGCAGCGCCGAGCTGGCCTTTACCAGCCGCATGGCGCTGATCCAGGCGGCGCAAAAAACGCTGGACATCCAGTACTACGCCATCTTTGCCGACGACACCACCCAGCGCATGTTTGAGGCGCTGCGCGAAGCCGCCAACCGGGGCGTGCGCATCCGCATCCTGCTGGATGACTTCAACACCTCCGGCAAGAACGCCCAGGTCCTGAAGCTGGCCTTTGAGAAAAACATCGAACTGCGCCTGTTCAACCCCTTGCCCGGCGGCCGCAGCTCGTTGTTTTTCCGGATCTTGAGCAACCTCAAGGACGTGGACCGCATCCAGCGGCGCATGCACAACAAGATTTTCATCGCCGACAACGCCGTGGCGATCACCGGAGGCCGCAACCTGGGCGAGACCTATTTCGGCCAGAGCGAAAACACCAACTTTGTCGATATCGACATCCTGGCCGCCGGCCGCATCGCACGCGACCTGTCACGCAGCTTCGACCGATACTGGAACAACCCGCAAGCCTACCCGGTGCAGTCGCTGATGACCGCGAAGGAAATCGAGGCCCTCAAGCCACAGGCCAGCAACGCGGTAGCCTCCCCCGGCGCCCTGCCCTCCAACCCGGATAAAACCACGGTGGCGTCCGGCACTCCGACCGCCGCCGCAGGCAGCGTCAATCCAACCACCACAGAGCGCGTCGTCACTTCACCCGGCGGCGCCACCACCACCCTGCCCGCGCTGCCGGAATCAACGAATTTAAGCCAGCTCACCTGGACCTGGGCGCCCTCGGTGATGCTGGTGGACAAACCGTCCAAAATCGCCGCAGATGCCGACAGCACCGAGGAGTCGCAGGACACGGCCGTGGACGGCCTGCTGCAACTCATGTCGCAGGCCAAAACCGACCTGCTGATCGTCACGTCCTACTTTGTGCCGGGCCCTCGCATGATGGAACAGCTGGCCGCCATCCGCCAAAAAGGCGTCCGCATCCGCGTGCTGACCAACTCGCTGGCGTCCAACGACGCACCGGCCGCGCACGTCGGTTATGCCCGCTACCGCAAGGCGCTGCTCGGCATGGGCATTGAACTGTATGAAATGCGCGCCGAGCAGGAAGGCTCCATCACCAGCTTCGGCTCATCCGGGGGCTCCACCGGCGGCTCGCGCGCCAGCCTGCATGCCAAAGTGGTGGTGATGGACGATCGCCTGCTGGTGGTTGGCTCGATGAACCTGGACCTGCGCTCCAAGCTGCAAAACAGCGAAGTTGCCATCATCATCCGCAGCCGCGCGTTGTCGCAGGATGCCACGCGCCTGATCGAGCCCGCACTGGCGCGCAGCGCCTACCGGGTGGAACTGGTGGACGGCCAACTCGTCTGGCGCGCGCCGCAAGGCTCCCAGCTGAAGGATTCGACCACCGAACCGGATGCCAGCCTGGGCCTGAAGCTGATGCTCAAGCTGATCGGGCCGTTTGCACCGGAGGAGATGCTCTGA
- a CDS encoding cupin domain-containing protein, with amino-acid sequence MSTTLNFRCLYTDDDGVSHFAPLDVEMAPREFAPPFSVSPLETASRYGFLHLPAGWIGDLHPSPLRMWIIVLSGEMEFEAGDGEQQKIAPGSALLLEDTTGMGHCSRVLGNQPAVLAVVHV; translated from the coding sequence ATGTCGACCACTCTCAATTTCCGGTGCCTTTACACCGACGACGACGGTGTCTCGCACTTTGCGCCGCTTGACGTCGAGATGGCGCCGCGCGAGTTCGCGCCGCCGTTCAGCGTTTCGCCCCTGGAAACAGCGTCACGCTATGGATTCCTGCACTTGCCCGCGGGATGGATCGGAGACTTGCATCCCTCGCCCCTGCGCATGTGGATCATCGTGCTGTCGGGGGAAATGGAGTTCGAGGCAGGCGACGGTGAGCAGCAAAAAATTGCGCCCGGCAGTGCGTTGCTGCTGGAAGACACCACCGGCATGGGTCATTGCAGCCGCGTGCTCGGCAACCAGCCGGCCGTCCTCGCGGTCGTGCATGTCTAG
- a CDS encoding PLP-dependent aminotransferase family protein, translating into MLMKTASQSLTEQLSARFAERIRSRLLAPGARLPSVRLCAEQQGVSASTVVAAYDQLLAQGLVVARKNRGFFVRDASLNAALATVHKAPSAVKTMATATGAAPAAEEPAPLNSWSTATWMATRQAPVDATALIRGMFHKISNKPQPGMGVFPPDWLETTFMPAAVRKVTSVSALRDFSLQYGEPMGDSGLRRALSQKLSALNVHAVPEQIITTVGATHALDIVSRTLLRAGDCVMVEEPGWAVEFARLDALGMRILPVPRRADGPDLEVMAQYCEIHQPKLFVSVSVFHNPTGYCLTPGSAHRVLQLANQHNFHIAEDDTYSHLAPEHATRLCALDGLQRTIYVSGFAKILAPGWRVGFMAAPPDLVERLLDTKLLATLTTPALLEKALAWCIDQGQLRRHAERIRTRLDQARARSVKLALAHGCTFAAEPAGLFGWVDTGVDTDALAQRMLDEGYLIAPGALFHAVRKPSTLMRINFATTQEAAFWKVFARLRDGMK; encoded by the coding sequence CAGCCGCCTGCTGGCACCCGGCGCGCGCCTGCCGTCGGTGCGGCTGTGTGCTGAACAGCAGGGTGTGAGCGCGTCCACGGTGGTGGCCGCCTATGACCAGCTGCTGGCGCAGGGGCTGGTGGTGGCGCGCAAGAATCGCGGCTTTTTTGTCCGTGATGCATCGCTCAATGCGGCGCTGGCCACCGTTCATAAAGCGCCGTCAGCCGTAAAAACCATGGCGACCGCGACGGGCGCCGCACCCGCAGCCGAAGAGCCGGCCCCGCTGAACAGCTGGAGCACCGCCACCTGGATGGCCACGCGCCAGGCGCCCGTGGACGCCACCGCGCTGATTCGCGGCATGTTTCACAAGATCAGCAACAAGCCGCAGCCCGGCATGGGCGTGTTTCCGCCGGACTGGCTGGAAACCACCTTCATGCCGGCGGCGGTGCGCAAGGTCACCAGCGTCAGCGCGCTGCGGGATTTCTCGCTGCAATATGGCGAACCCATGGGCGACAGCGGCCTGCGCCGGGCGCTGTCGCAGAAGTTGAGCGCGCTCAATGTGCATGCCGTGCCCGAGCAGATCATCACCACCGTCGGCGCCACCCATGCGCTGGATATTGTGAGCCGCACCCTGCTGCGCGCCGGCGACTGCGTGATGGTCGAAGAACCCGGCTGGGCCGTGGAGTTTGCCCGGCTCGATGCCTTGGGCATGCGCATTCTGCCGGTGCCGCGCCGCGCCGACGGGCCTGACCTGGAGGTGATGGCGCAGTACTGTGAAATCCACCAGCCCAAACTGTTTGTCAGCGTCAGCGTGTTCCACAACCCCACCGGCTACTGCCTCACGCCCGGCAGCGCTCACCGTGTGCTGCAACTGGCCAACCAGCACAACTTTCACATTGCCGAAGACGACACCTACAGCCACCTGGCGCCCGAGCACGCCACCCGGCTGTGCGCCCTCGACGGCCTGCAGCGCACGATTTACGTCAGCGGCTTTGCCAAAATCCTCGCCCCCGGCTGGCGCGTCGGCTTCATGGCCGCACCGCCCGATCTCGTCGAACGCCTGCTCGACACCAAGCTGCTGGCGACGCTGACCACGCCCGCCCTGCTTGAGAAAGCGCTGGCCTGGTGCATAGACCAGGGCCAGCTGCGGCGCCACGCCGAACGCATACGCACCCGGCTCGACCAGGCGCGCGCGCGCAGCGTCAAGCTCGCGCTGGCGCACGGCTGCACCTTTGCGGCCGAGCCGGCCGGCCTGTTTGGCTGGGTTGATACCGGGGTAGACACCGACGCGCTGGCGCAGCGCATGCTCGACGAGGGCTACCTGATCGCCCCCGGCGCGCTGTTCCATGCGGTGCGCAAGCCCAGCACCCTGATGCGCATCAACTTCGCCACCACGCAGGAGGCGGCATTCTGGAAGGTGTTTGCGCGCTTGCGGGATGGCATGAAGTAA